The Rhodococcus sp. X156 genome window below encodes:
- a CDS encoding acyl-CoA thioesterase II, translating to MPPIDEVLKVDQLAEDVFQGKSFDTSMQRTFGGQVAAQSLVAAVRTVREDVRVHSLHGYFLRPGDPDAPTELHVDRVRDGRSFLTRRVTAIQHDKAIFSMSASFHAHDDGPEHQDDMPRVPGPDNLSALGGVNEAINDWFRQEWPDWDIRIVPAVDMSTSRGLAAQQRVWIRYRHELPPDPVFHVCVLAYMSDMTLLGSARVPHPDAHTQGASLDHALWFLRPFRADEWLLYDQTSPSAGFGRALTQGRIFDQGGNMVAAVVQEGLMRYAR from the coding sequence GTGCCCCCCATCGACGAGGTCCTCAAGGTCGACCAGCTCGCCGAGGACGTGTTCCAGGGCAAGTCCTTCGACACCAGCATGCAGCGCACCTTCGGCGGCCAGGTGGCGGCCCAGTCGCTGGTGGCGGCGGTGCGGACGGTGCGCGAGGACGTGCGGGTGCACTCCTTGCACGGCTACTTCCTGCGGCCGGGCGACCCCGACGCCCCCACCGAGCTGCACGTCGACCGGGTCCGGGACGGCCGGTCGTTCCTCACCCGCCGGGTCACCGCGATCCAGCACGACAAGGCCATCTTCTCCATGTCGGCGTCCTTCCACGCCCACGACGACGGCCCCGAGCACCAGGACGACATGCCCCGGGTGCCCGGCCCGGACAACCTCTCCGCGCTGGGCGGGGTGAACGAGGCGATCAACGACTGGTTCCGCCAGGAGTGGCCGGACTGGGACATCCGCATCGTGCCCGCGGTGGACATGTCCACCAGCCGCGGCCTGGCCGCCCAGCAGCGGGTGTGGATCCGCTACCGGCACGAGCTGCCGCCCGACCCGGTGTTTCACGTGTGCGTGCTGGCGTACATGAGCGACATGACGCTGCTGGGCTCCGCCCGGGTGCCGCACCCCGACGCACACACCCAGGGCGCGTCGCTGGACCACGCGCTGTGGTTCCTGCGCCCGTTCCGGGCCGACGAGTGGCTGCTCTACGACCAGACGTCGCCGTCGGCGGGCTTCGGGCGCGCGCTCACCCAGGGCCGGATCTTCGACCAGGGCGGCAACATGGTGGCGGCCGTGGTGCAGGAAGGGCTCATGCGCTACGCGCGCTAG